One window of Mediterraneibacter butyricigenes genomic DNA carries:
- a CDS encoding NTP transferase domain-containing protein, whose product MVENAAGLIVAAGDEREREMIMPLTKIGSISVIKRIVLTFQQANISLILVVTGYQALEVERDLAGYGVIFLRNENYESTDKFQSVKMGLEYLQGTCKKVVYTPVNVPMYTAETVRNLLSMEQKIVIPSYRDKVGHPIVLDMELAPEILSYQGEGGLNDAIRGLRLKKDYLETEDPGIAINPERIEKLDSLLETHNQNLIHPFLRISIEKESLFFDARASLLLTLINETHSVKGACRYMAISNGKAWTILNDLEKNLGYAVVERKQGGKQGGKTYLTEEGKLFLEKYRKFEEQVKQYARKSFFEIFDEYKGQ is encoded by the coding sequence ATGGTTGAAAATGCAGCGGGGCTGATTGTGGCAGCCGGAGATGAACGGGAAAGGGAAATGATTATGCCGTTGACAAAAATCGGATCTATTTCTGTAATCAAGCGGATTGTGTTGACGTTTCAGCAGGCAAATATTTCTCTGATCCTTGTGGTGACGGGCTATCAGGCACTGGAAGTGGAACGGGATCTTGCGGGATATGGAGTGATTTTTCTGAGAAACGAAAATTACGAAAGTACAGATAAGTTCCAATCGGTAAAAATGGGACTGGAGTATTTGCAGGGAACCTGCAAAAAGGTGGTCTACACGCCGGTGAATGTGCCGATGTATACGGCGGAAACAGTACGGAACCTGCTGTCCATGGAACAGAAGATCGTGATACCGTCTTACCGGGACAAAGTCGGACATCCCATCGTGTTGGATATGGAACTGGCGCCGGAGATCCTGAGTTATCAGGGGGAAGGTGGATTAAATGATGCTATTCGGGGCTTGCGGTTGAAAAAAGATTATCTGGAGACGGAGGATCCGGGGATTGCCATAAATCCGGAGCGGATTGAGAAGTTGGACAGTTTGTTGGAAACTCACAACCAGAATTTGATCCATCCGTTTCTTCGGATCAGTATCGAGAAAGAGTCCCTGTTTTTTGATGCGAGAGCAAGTCTGCTGCTGACCCTGATCAATGAAACGCATTCGGTCAAAGGCGCCTGCAGGTACATGGCAATTTCCAACGGAAAGGCGTGGACGATCCTGAATGATCTGGAGAAGAACCTAGGGTATGCGGTGGTAGAACGAAAACAGGGCGGAAAACAGGGCGGTAAGACGTATCTGACAGAAGAGGGAAAATTATTTCTGGAAAAATACCGAAAATTTGAAGAACAGGTCAAACAGTATGCAAGAAAAAGCTTTTTTGAAATATTTGACGAATATAAAGGGCAATAA
- a CDS encoding ABC transporter substrate-binding protein — MRKGKRAAAILLVLAFMLGLAGCGGSGTDTGTSGSGKENQAEHTQTETQTFTDSLGREVELPKEIEKVAPSGMMAQIMLYTLCPDRLCGLARDISVAEMEFVDQKYQDLPTFGNLYGSNANLNLESLMQAEPDVIIDIGEKKENMEQDLDGLQEQTGIPVIFIEATLPNMAEAYQTLGGLGLEPEQAKKLSAYCEETLSYAKEKAAQIPEKEKKTVYLAMGTSGLNTAAANSIHEDTLEMVGAVNVVEEEALGARAGEVSFEQLLVWQPDYIFADSTSLKEEILWDGLWQDLNAVQNEQIYVIPDRPYSFMNSPPSVNRVVGILWLGKMLYPDLYEVDVDEKIQEFYELFYHVKLSEDQLRNILNEN, encoded by the coding sequence ATGAGAAAAGGAAAACGTGCGGCAGCAATTTTACTGGTTTTGGCATTCATGCTGGGACTGGCGGGGTGCGGCGGCAGCGGGACAGATACCGGGACGTCCGGATCCGGGAAAGAAAATCAGGCAGAACATACACAGACGGAGACGCAGACCTTTACGGATTCGCTGGGGCGTGAGGTTGAACTCCCGAAAGAGATTGAAAAAGTAGCACCTTCCGGAATGATGGCGCAGATCATGCTTTATACACTGTGCCCGGACAGGCTTTGTGGACTGGCAAGAGATATCAGCGTGGCGGAAATGGAATTTGTGGATCAGAAATATCAGGATCTGCCGACTTTTGGAAATTTATATGGAAGTAATGCCAATCTGAATCTGGAAAGTCTGATGCAGGCGGAACCAGATGTGATCATTGATATCGGGGAAAAGAAAGAGAATATGGAACAGGATCTGGATGGATTGCAGGAACAGACCGGAATTCCGGTGATTTTTATAGAAGCAACCCTTCCGAATATGGCAGAAGCCTATCAGACACTGGGAGGACTGGGGCTGGAACCGGAACAGGCGAAAAAGCTGAGTGCTTACTGTGAAGAAACTCTTTCTTATGCGAAGGAAAAAGCAGCTCAGATTCCGGAGAAAGAGAAAAAGACGGTTTATCTGGCAATGGGAACCTCGGGATTGAATACGGCAGCAGCCAATTCCATCCATGAAGACACCCTGGAAATGGTGGGAGCAGTCAATGTGGTGGAAGAAGAGGCGTTAGGAGCACGTGCTGGAGAGGTATCATTTGAGCAGTTGCTGGTCTGGCAGCCGGATTACATTTTTGCCGACAGTACTTCCTTAAAAGAGGAAATATTGTGGGATGGTCTGTGGCAGGATCTGAACGCAGTGCAAAATGAACAGATCTATGTGATTCCGGATCGGCCCTACAGTTTTATGAACAGTCCGCCGTCCGTGAACCGTGTGGTCGGAATCTTGTGGCTTGGGAAAATGCTCTACCCGGATCTCTACGAGGTGGATGTGGACGAGAAAATCCAGGAGTTTTATGAATTGTTTTACCACGTAAAGCTTTCAGAAGATCAATTGAGAAATATTTTGAATGAAAATTAA
- a CDS encoding ABC transporter ATP-binding protein translates to MGISVNHLKFSYGKHPVLKGIEFQLQEGNLVCVLGKNGAGKSTLFRCMLGLLTGYQGEIRVEHENIKDLTQQQMAQKMAYIPQTHRAVYSFPVRDMILMGTTASLKNFENPGPHQREMVERAMEQVKITELADRMVNELSGGEQQLVLIARALAQQTKILVMDEPCSSLDYGNQIRLMQAMKKLAEEGYLVIQSTHNPEHAFLFADQTLALLEGKVAGLGTPQEVLTEELLERMYGIPLKLYEVGKENARVCIPKIV, encoded by the coding sequence ATGGGGATCTCTGTAAATCATTTAAAATTTTCTTATGGGAAGCACCCGGTATTGAAAGGGATAGAATTTCAACTGCAGGAAGGAAATCTGGTCTGTGTGTTGGGGAAAAACGGCGCAGGAAAAAGTACGCTGTTTCGGTGTATGCTTGGATTGTTGACGGGGTATCAGGGAGAAATCCGGGTGGAACATGAAAATATAAAGGATTTGACGCAACAGCAGATGGCGCAGAAGATGGCGTATATTCCGCAGACGCATCGGGCTGTATATTCTTTTCCGGTTCGGGATATGATCTTAATGGGGACGACGGCCTCTTTGAAAAATTTTGAAAATCCGGGTCCACATCAACGGGAAATGGTGGAGCGGGCAATGGAACAGGTCAAAATCACAGAGTTGGCGGATCGCATGGTCAATGAGTTGAGCGGCGGAGAACAGCAACTGGTACTGATTGCAAGGGCACTGGCGCAACAAACGAAAATTCTGGTAATGGACGAACCCTGTTCCAGTCTGGACTACGGAAATCAGATTCGACTGATGCAGGCCATGAAAAAGCTGGCAGAAGAAGGGTATCTTGTGATACAATCCACCCATAATCCGGAGCATGCGTTTTTATTTGCGGATCAGACGCTGGCACTTCTGGAGGGAAAGGTGGCAGGACTTGGCACACCACAGGAAGTGCTGACAGAAGAATTGTTGGAGCGGATGTATGGAATTCCTCTGAAATTGTATGAGGTTGGAAAAGAGAATGCACGGGTGTGTATCCCGAAGATAGTCTGA
- a CDS encoding transglutaminase domain-containing protein produces the protein MKKKAIVLSLLFLCVFGLAGCRSGDKENGTKGAETTKAESQVKELSMDTLVADLEDAILSGESQLTCVYKGKAEDLNQKVTEELPGQMDNSYLCKNLLDHVDTTWEQDGKTAKAVFELTYQEDVVLPVEVADSPEQVQEILIRDWEERGGKVTLLLDGVTATEEELFSILDGAEMNSAMLPCEAATVCYQAYDPEERTDSEESSDPESTETKSEKQTESSEKNKAQRNSRQIVRMWLDFETPEEDLAEKKEELKTTAESISQEILASVEKTDSKSSGASSDSMEDSAVPNRSLYEKIYDKILELAEYDDSIASMTDASRLSVEMRIQRSAYGALVDGHTVCTGYARGFEAICRQMDLPCWIVSGTRDGIRHTWNLVKVDGTFLYVDCTAGDTGAEKEQSFLFTKEQMDANGYIMDDNFVIPEI, from the coding sequence TTGAAGAAAAAAGCAATTGTGCTCAGTCTGCTCTTTTTGTGCGTGTTCGGACTGGCGGGATGTCGGTCAGGAGATAAGGAAAATGGAACAAAAGGTGCAGAAACGACAAAAGCAGAGAGCCAGGTAAAAGAGCTTTCGATGGATACACTGGTTGCGGATCTGGAGGATGCAATCTTATCCGGCGAATCACAACTGACCTGTGTATATAAGGGAAAGGCAGAGGATCTGAATCAGAAAGTAACGGAAGAACTTCCGGGACAGATGGACAACAGCTATCTTTGCAAAAATCTGCTGGATCATGTAGATACCACATGGGAACAGGATGGAAAAACGGCAAAGGCTGTCTTTGAACTGACCTATCAGGAAGATGTGGTGCTTCCGGTAGAAGTGGCAGACAGCCCGGAGCAAGTACAGGAGATTCTGATCCGGGACTGGGAAGAACGAGGCGGTAAGGTTACGCTTCTGTTGGATGGGGTTACCGCTACAGAAGAGGAATTATTCTCGATTTTGGATGGCGCAGAGATGAACAGTGCCATGCTTCCCTGTGAGGCGGCGACGGTCTGCTATCAGGCTTATGATCCGGAGGAGCGTACAGACTCAGAAGAAAGTTCAGATCCGGAAAGTACGGAAACGAAATCTGAAAAGCAGACAGAGTCTTCCGAAAAAAACAAAGCCCAAAGGAATAGTCGACAGATCGTGAGGATGTGGCTGGATTTTGAGACACCGGAAGAAGATCTGGCGGAGAAAAAAGAAGAACTGAAAACGACGGCTGAGTCGATCAGTCAGGAGATTCTGGCGAGTGTGGAGAAAACGGATTCGAAGAGTTCGGGCGCTTCAAGCGATTCAATGGAGGATTCTGCCGTTCCAAACAGAAGTTTATATGAAAAGATTTATGATAAGATCCTAGAACTGGCAGAATATGATGATTCGATTGCGTCGATGACTGATGCAAGCCGGCTCAGTGTGGAAATGCGAATCCAACGTTCTGCTTACGGAGCACTGGTGGACGGACATACCGTCTGCACCGGTTATGCCAGAGGATTTGAGGCAATCTGCAGACAAATGGATCTTCCCTGTTGGATTGTGTCGGGAACCAGGGATGGAATCCGACATACCTGGAATCTGGTAAAGGTCGATGGAACATTTCTTTATGTCGATTGCACGGCGGGAGATACCGGAGCAGAGAAAGAACAGAGCTTTTTGTTTACCAAAGAGCAGATGGATGCAAATGGGTATATTATGGATGACAATTTTGTCATTCCAGAAATATAG
- a CDS encoding leucine-rich repeat domain-containing protein: MKKRRRQSFFAVLLALVLALSGFTIPGGETVKAASDEADFTVEDGVLTGYTGNDEDVVIPSEVGGETVTTIETTAFLMLDNLKSVTIPTTVTKISQNAFMYCENLDSVTFEGKVDEIESEAFSCCATVITFYCQSQYESYYEDMKDLITDQGAVVDASLPDSGKTDPDPTPNPGPEPSKTDAFGLTETEDGTGYIVTSYDISKGGANVAIPKEYNGKPIVAIGDKAFDRTEANVGFANWITSITIPDTVTSIGKNAFYGCTRLESITLPEGLESIGDEAFRHCNSLKKIEIPASVTSIGDLAFKQAGGAHLAEINVAADNKNYSSIDGVLFSKDGKTLICYPTGKVGTPYKMPDSTEVIANDAFKGDANTVDTATLDGQHKLTGIELSKNLKKVGARAFMQTSLESITIGSDIEYEEYAFDGCKNVKELIIKEGVTEIPDALFYGFENCTTVKLPSTLKKIGYRAFDRLGATEIELPEGLEEIGEEAFENSEIKELKIPASVTKIGDRAFYSMDKLTKVEFAKGAKIERVGAYAFNHCTALEKVVLPDSVKILENGVFSYCYQLSDVTLSKNLKELGDGVFSGSGIGSIELPDSIEKMGSCVFRDCYFGTDDERSLTSVKMPANLKELGTCTFEGCAALTSVEFPENIKLTTVPADTFFNCHALTYIYLPEAIATTEGCAFGSMKLVDESTANSQPIVIEYANKDLKRSIFDTYSFDPGDAYYLGEDGFYYTTEEVSADEDDKSNGVYDEIKKTEDDYQANGTTTAKRSAGTSLATCGCGTVGGSAKLSPSSNPIFKYKPASSGSNAGGNGGSNNGGNGNNGGTGIGGSENKGNGSGSGNKGTTVASNKNGNSKKVTGRVVKSGDENAFGLYLMLLCVAACGGSAVIISKKRKNR, encoded by the coding sequence ATGAAAAAGAGAAGAAGACAAAGCTTCTTTGCGGTGCTGTTGGCACTGGTGCTGGCATTATCCGGCTTTACGATACCGGGTGGAGAGACCGTGAAAGCTGCAAGTGATGAAGCGGACTTTACCGTGGAAGATGGAGTCCTTACGGGATATACGGGAAACGATGAGGACGTAGTGATTCCATCGGAAGTTGGAGGAGAAACGGTTACGACGATTGAAACAACAGCGTTTTTGATGCTGGATAACTTAAAGTCTGTGACAATTCCGACTACGGTTACTAAGATTAGTCAGAATGCGTTTATGTATTGTGAAAATTTGGATAGTGTGACTTTTGAAGGAAAAGTTGATGAGATAGAATCAGAGGCGTTTAGTTGTTGTGCAACAGTAATCACTTTTTATTGCCAGAGCCAATATGAATCCTATTATGAGGATATGAAAGATTTGATTACTGACCAGGGCGCTGTAGTAGATGCATCTTTGCCGGATTCAGGTAAAACAGATCCGGATCCAACACCAAATCCGGGTCCGGAACCATCTAAAACAGATGCGTTTGGTCTGACAGAAACAGAAGACGGCACGGGATATATCGTAACTTCTTATGATATTTCTAAGGGTGGCGCAAATGTTGCGATTCCGAAAGAATACAACGGCAAACCAATTGTTGCCATTGGAGACAAAGCATTTGATCGAACGGAAGCAAATGTGGGATTTGCAAACTGGATCACTTCCATTACAATCCCGGATACTGTAACGTCCATTGGAAAGAATGCTTTTTACGGTTGTACCAGACTGGAATCCATTACACTTCCGGAAGGGTTGGAATCTATTGGTGATGAAGCATTCCGCCATTGTAACAGTCTGAAAAAGATTGAGATTCCGGCAAGTGTGACTTCTATCGGAGATCTTGCATTTAAACAGGCAGGAGGCGCACATCTTGCAGAAATTAACGTTGCGGCAGATAATAAAAATTACTCCAGCATTGACGGGGTTTTGTTCAGCAAAGATGGGAAAACTCTGATTTGCTATCCGACCGGAAAAGTGGGAACTCCGTATAAAATGCCGGATTCCACAGAGGTCATCGCAAATGATGCCTTTAAGGGGGATGCAAATACAGTAGATACAGCTACATTAGACGGACAGCATAAATTGACAGGAATCGAACTTTCCAAGAACTTAAAGAAAGTTGGTGCCCGTGCCTTTATGCAGACGAGTCTGGAAAGTATTACCATTGGATCAGATATTGAATATGAGGAATATGCATTTGACGGATGCAAGAATGTAAAAGAACTCATTATCAAGGAAGGCGTTACAGAAATTCCAGATGCATTATTCTATGGATTTGAAAACTGTACCACTGTAAAATTACCGTCTACCCTGAAGAAGATTGGATATCGTGCATTTGACCGCCTTGGTGCAACCGAGATCGAACTTCCGGAAGGTCTGGAGGAAATCGGAGAAGAAGCATTTGAAAACAGTGAGATCAAAGAACTTAAGATTCCGGCAAGTGTGACAAAGATTGGGGATAGAGCCTTTTACAGCATGGACAAACTGACGAAAGTAGAGTTCGCGAAAGGTGCAAAGATTGAACGTGTTGGAGCGTATGCATTCAACCATTGTACCGCATTGGAGAAAGTCGTACTTCCGGATTCTGTAAAGATTCTGGAAAACGGAGTATTCAGCTATTGTTATCAGTTGTCTGATGTGACATTATCCAAGAACCTGAAAGAATTGGGCGATGGTGTATTCTCAGGAAGTGGAATCGGTAGCATCGAACTTCCGGACAGCATTGAAAAGATGGGAAGCTGCGTTTTCCGTGACTGCTATTTCGGAACAGATGACGAAAGAAGTCTGACTTCTGTAAAGATGCCGGCAAACTTAAAAGAACTGGGAACCTGTACCTTCGAAGGCTGTGCAGCGTTGACTTCCGTGGAATTCCCGGAAAATATCAAGCTGACAACGGTTCCGGCAGATACGTTCTTTAACTGTCATGCGCTGACTTATATTTACCTTCCGGAAGCCATTGCAACGACAGAGGGATGTGCATTTGGAAGTATGAAACTGGTGGATGAATCGACTGCAAACAGCCAGCCGATCGTGATCGAGTATGCAAACAAAGATCTGAAGAGAAGTATTTTCGATACCTATTCCTTCGATCCGGGTGATGCTTATTATCTCGGCGAAGACGGATTCTACTACACCACAGAAGAAGTAAGTGCAGACGAGGATGATAAGTCAAATGGTGTATATGATGAAATTAAGAAGACAGAGGATGACTATCAGGCAAATGGAACGACAACCGCAAAGAGAAGTGCAGGAACCTCTCTTGCAACCTGTGGATGTGGTACTGTTGGCGGAAGTGCAAAACTGAGTCCGTCCTCCAATCCGATTTTCAAGTACAAACCGGCATCTTCTGGTTCCAACGCAGGTGGAAACGGTGGATCCAATAACGGTGGAAATGGAAACAACGGCGGAACAGGAATTGGCGGTTCCGAAAACAAAGGAAACGGATCCGGTTCCGGAAATAAAGGAACAACAGTTGCTTCCAACAAGAATGGAAATTCCAAGAAAGTAACCGGTCGCGTAGTAAAGAGCGGTGATGAAAATGCATTTGGTCTGTATCTGATGCTCTTGTGTGTAGCAGCATGCGGCGGAAGTGCGGTGATTATTTCTAAGAAACGCAAAAACAGATAA
- a CDS encoding FecCD family ABC transporter permease, which produces MNDSKRRNGRILGLLVFFILCFFASFFLGRYPITPKELIEVVASRILPIEKTWTSAVEHVIFQVRLPRVLLAALIGAGLSCAGAAYQGIFQNPMVSPSVLGASAGAAFGAALGLFFSMNYGEITILAFLFGIGAVLLVCLIGSRVRQNQTLGLVLAGMMVGSLFSSAVSFLKLVADTNNTLPAITYWLMGSLSGTRMRDLVFAAPLLIVGMAVVYLMRWKINVLTLGEEEAKCIGVDTKRVRWIVVGAATLITAAAVSVSGLIGWVGLVIPHLARMLVGNDYRKMVPASLLLGASYMMVVDNVSRLLLAKEIPIGILTAFIGAPFFLYLILKEGNSL; this is translated from the coding sequence ATGAATGACAGCAAACGAAGAAATGGTCGAATATTGGGATTGTTGGTGTTTTTTATCCTCTGTTTTTTTGCCTCCTTTTTCCTGGGGCGGTATCCGATTACGCCGAAAGAACTGATCGAGGTGGTGGCGTCACGGATTTTGCCCATCGAAAAGACCTGGACGAGTGCAGTGGAACATGTGATCTTTCAGGTGCGTCTCCCACGCGTGTTGCTGGCGGCATTGATCGGAGCGGGATTATCCTGTGCCGGAGCGGCATATCAGGGAATCTTTCAGAACCCCATGGTATCGCCCAGTGTACTGGGGGCATCGGCAGGAGCAGCATTCGGAGCGGCACTTGGCTTATTTTTCTCTATGAATTATGGGGAGATTACGATTCTTGCGTTCCTGTTTGGAATCGGTGCGGTTCTTCTGGTTTGTCTGATCGGAAGCAGGGTTCGACAGAATCAGACCCTGGGACTGGTGCTGGCGGGAATGATGGTGGGCTCTTTATTTTCCTCAGCGGTCTCCTTCTTGAAACTGGTGGCAGACACCAATAATACCCTTCCGGCGATTACATACTGGCTGATGGGGAGTCTGTCGGGAACAAGGATGAGAGATCTGGTCTTTGCAGCACCTTTGCTGATTGTTGGGATGGCGGTGGTTTATCTGATGCGTTGGAAGATTAATGTGTTGACGTTGGGAGAAGAAGAGGCAAAATGCATTGGAGTGGACACAAAGCGCGTGCGCTGGATTGTGGTGGGAGCGGCCACACTGATCACGGCTGCGGCTGTTTCGGTCAGTGGACTGATCGGCTGGGTAGGGCTGGTGATTCCGCATCTGGCAAGAATGCTGGTGGGAAATGATTATCGGAAAATGGTTCCGGCTTCCTTGCTGTTGGGCGCCAGTTATATGATGGTGGTGGACAATGTATCTAGGCTGCTGTTGGCAAAAGAAATCCCCATCGGAATTCTGACTGCATTTATCGGAGCACCGTTCTTCCTGTATCTGATTCTGAAAGAGGGAAATTCATTATAG